Proteins from a genomic interval of Arthrobacter sp. CAN_C5:
- a CDS encoding NRAMP family divalent metal transporter, translating to MADTENKPKLSSSARRTALLGAMFLMATSAIGPGFITQTTVFTAQIGAAFAFAILASILIDIAVQMNVWRVIGVSGLRAQELGNKVIPGVGWFLAGLVFIGGVVFNIGNIAGTGLGANAMLGVDPKIGGAISAVIAIMIFVSKKAGMALDRIVVFLGAIMILLMIYVAIVAAPPVGEALKNAILPEQIDFLIITTLVGGTVGGYITYAGAHRMLDSGVTGIENVREITRSSVLGIIVTGVMRVLLFLAIFGVVAGGAVLTSDNMAAEAFGIAAGEIGMRVFGIVLWAAAITSVIGAAFTSVSFITTSKTSERKRNLITVAFIAGCATVYLFLGQAPQQLLIFAGAFNGLILPVGFGVLLWVAWRRRDLLHGYVYPKWLLIVGVITWFLTLFLGYTSITGLAKLWG from the coding sequence ATGGCAGATACCGAGAACAAACCAAAGTTGAGCTCTTCGGCTCGGCGCACAGCGCTGTTGGGGGCCATGTTCCTGATGGCCACCAGCGCCATTGGGCCGGGCTTCATCACCCAGACCACAGTGTTCACCGCCCAGATCGGCGCGGCCTTCGCCTTCGCCATCCTGGCCTCGATCCTCATCGACATCGCCGTCCAGATGAATGTCTGGCGTGTCATCGGCGTCTCAGGACTTCGCGCCCAGGAACTCGGTAACAAGGTCATCCCCGGGGTGGGCTGGTTCCTTGCCGGGCTGGTCTTCATCGGCGGAGTGGTATTCAACATCGGCAACATCGCCGGCACCGGGCTCGGCGCCAATGCGATGCTCGGCGTCGACCCCAAGATCGGCGGCGCCATCTCAGCCGTCATCGCGATCATGATCTTCGTCAGCAAGAAGGCCGGCATGGCGCTGGACCGCATAGTAGTATTCCTCGGTGCGATCATGATCCTCCTGATGATCTACGTCGCCATCGTTGCGGCCCCGCCGGTCGGCGAAGCACTGAAAAACGCGATCCTGCCCGAGCAGATCGACTTCCTGATCATCACCACTCTCGTCGGTGGCACGGTCGGTGGCTACATCACCTACGCCGGCGCGCACCGCATGCTCGACTCGGGTGTCACGGGCATCGAGAACGTCAGGGAAATCACCCGCAGCTCGGTGCTGGGCATTATTGTCACCGGCGTGATGCGGGTGCTGTTGTTTCTGGCGATCTTCGGCGTCGTCGCAGGCGGTGCGGTGCTGACCAGCGACAACATGGCCGCCGAAGCCTTCGGCATTGCAGCAGGGGAAATCGGTATGCGGGTCTTCGGCATTGTCCTCTGGGCCGCCGCGATCACCTCGGTGATCGGTGCCGCGTTCACCTCGGTCTCCTTCATCACCACCTCGAAGACTTCAGAACGCAAGCGCAACCTCATCACCGTTGCGTTCATCGCCGGCTGTGCGACTGTTTACCTCTTCCTGGGCCAGGCGCCGCAGCAGCTACTAATCTTCGCCGGTGCGTTCAACGGGCTCATCCTGCCGGTCGGCTTTGGGGTGCTCCTCTGGGTGGCCTGGCGCCGCCGGGACCTGCTGCACGGCTATGTCTACCCCAAGTGGCTGCTGATCGTGGGCGTCATCACCTGGTTCCTCACCCTGTTCCTCGGCTACACCTCCATCACTGGGCTGGCGAAGCTATGGGGCTGA